A region from the Eublepharis macularius isolate TG4126 chromosome 13, MPM_Emac_v1.0, whole genome shotgun sequence genome encodes:
- the LOC129340942 gene encoding nyctalopin-like has product MCKCSFDAIIYCSRAGLRSLPRDIIASTISLNLSNNFLRILAADDFSNLTFLNSLWLDHNNLTFLYPGAFKSLYNLRVLYLSRNSRLTYLHANTFQGLGNLITLDLSHCNLFEIHPVVFSHLPSLEVLDLTANNMRYIPQAFQSLTSLTRLSLERNHIEAVGRDSLKVMRALKDLNLRKNRIWAIHQDAFLQLDRLRVLNLGHNCLSDLPNRLFSGLAQLKTMHLEANRFTRINCSFYGLRSLKKLYLNNNRIAFIAATAFSHLKELSFLHLNRNNLSYFSSRLFTELPKLRYVFLSHNPWQCDCGMLWFAVWILTYQGVIEGLHCAFPAVHNTSLLGRLAQDALASCSPPLGLIEEDACDGPHTTGASPSPAAPEKLLVFLLSLQLWLSAAWSLRERPDVATR; this is encoded by the coding sequence ATGTGTAAATGTTCTTTTGATGCAATTATCTACTGTAGCAGAGCTGGACTAAGAAGCCTCCCAAGAGACATCATAGCTTCTACCATCTCACTGAACCTGTCCAATAACTTTTTGCGTATCTTGGCTGCCGATGACTTCAGCAACTTGACCTTCCTCAATAGCCTCTGGCTGGATCACAACAACCTGACATTCTTGTACCCAGGTGCATTTAAGTCCCTCTACAACCTGAGGGTACTCTATCTCAGCAGGAATTCCAGGCTGACCTACCTTCATGCCAATACCTTCCAAGGTCTAGGCAACCTCATCACCTTGGACTTATCCCACTGCAACCTCTTTGAGATCCACCCAGTCGTGTTTTCCCACTTGCCTTCTCTGGAAGTGCTTGATCTGACTGCCAACAACATGCGCTACATCCCACAAGCTTTCCAAAGCCTGACCAGTCTCACAAGATTATCTCTGGAAAGGAATCACATCGAAGCTGTTGGCAGAGACTCCTTGAAGGTCATGAGAGCTCTGAAGGACTTGAACCTTCGCAAGAATCGCATCTGGGCCATCCATCAAGATGCCTTTCTCCAACTAGACAGGCTCAGAGTGTTAAATTTAGGACACAATTGTCTTTCTGATTTACCTAACCGGCTTTTCAGTGGATTAGCCCAGCTCAAGACCATGCACCTTGAGGCAAACAGATTCACTAGGATCAACTGTTCCTTTTACGGCCTGCGCAGCCTGAAGAAGCTGTACCTGAACAACAATCGCATCGCATTCATCGCAGCCACTGCTTTCTCTCATTTGAAAGAACTGAGCTTTCTTCACTTAAATAGGAACAACCTGAGCTACTTCTCCAGCCGCCTGTTCACAGAACTGCCCAAGCTGAGATATGTGTTCTTGTCCCACAACCCCTGGCAGTGTGATTGTGGCATGTTGTGGTTTGCCGTTTGGATACTGACCTATCAAGGGGTGATTGAAGGCTTACACTGCGCTTTTCCTGCAGTTCACAACACATCACTGCTTGGCCGTCTTGCACAAGATGCCTTAGCCAGCTGTTCACCTCCATTGGGGTTGATAGAGGAGGATGCCTGCGATGGACCCCACACAACTGGAGCTTCTCCTTCACCTGCTGCTCCTGAGAAATTGCTTgtcttcctgctctccttgcaGCTTTGGCTCTCGGCTGCTTGGTCCTTACGTGAACGACCCGATGTGGCTACTCGTTAA